Proteins encoded in a region of the Labrus mixtus chromosome 19, fLabMix1.1, whole genome shotgun sequence genome:
- the kbtbd2 gene encoding kelch repeat and BTB domain-containing protein 2 gives MSDLSERRPVNTDYAVSLLEQLKFFYEQKLLTDVVLLVEDTEFPCHKMVLATCSSYFRAMFMSGLSESKQTHVHLRNVDPATLQIIITYAYTGNLAINDSTVEPLYETACFLQVEDVLLQCRDYLVKKINAENCVRMLSIGDLFSCSELKQSAKRMVEHKFPVVYRQEAFLQLSHELLIDVLSSDNLNVEKEETVREAAMLWLEYNMEARSQHLSSVLSQIRIDALSEVTQRAWFQGLPPNDKSVVVQGLYKSMPKFFKPRLGMTKEEMLIFMEAMSETQGDGYVMAGLLPTTVVCYSPQAEKVYKLSNPPGDLQKVGTLVTPDNDVFIAGGQIPLKNSITNHGKSGKLQAVFRSVDSFFWFDAQQNAWVPKTPMLCARIKPSLVYCEGYIYAIGGDNVGGELNKRTVERYDCEKDEWSMMSPLPFAWNWSTSVVAHDCIYVMTHDLMYCYFPRADTWVEMAMRKTSRCFASAAAFGDLIFYIGGLHVVSNSGIRLPTSTIDGSSVTVEIYDVNKNEWRLAANIPAKRYSDPCVRAVVLLNSLCIFMRETHMNERAKYAIYQYDLELDRWYLRQPVSERVLWDLGKDFRCAVGKLYPSCLEESPWKPPTYLFSPDGAEEFEVNGELVTLPHV, from the exons GGCGATGTTCATGAGCGGCCTCAGTGAGAGCAAACAGACACACGTCCACCTGAGGAACGTGGACCCGGCCACCCTGCAGATCATCATCACCTACGCCTACACGGGAAACCTGGCCATCAATGACAGCACAGTGGAGCCGCTCTATGAGACGGCCTGCTTCCTACAG GTGGAAGATGTGTTGCTGCAGTGCAGAGACTATCTGGTGAAGAAGATTAACGCTGAGAACTGCGTCCGCATGCTGAGCATCGGTGACCTGTTCAGTTGTAGCGAGCTCAAGCAGAGCGCCAAGCGGATGGTGGAGCACAAATTCCCGGTAGTGTACAGGCAGGAGGCATTCCTGCAGCTCTCCCACGAGCTGCTCATCGACGTCCTGAGCAGTGACAACCTCAacgtggagaaggaggagacgGTGCGCGAGGCGGCCATGCTGTGGTTGGAGTACAACATGGAGGCTCGCTCGCAGCACCTGTCCTCGGTGCTCAGTCAGATCCGCATCGACGCGCTGTCTGAGGTGACGCAGCGTGCCTGGTTTCAAGGTCTGCCTCCAAACGACAAGTCTGTGGTGGTGCAGGGTCTCTACAAGTCCATGCCCAAGTTCTTCAAACCTCGGTTAGGCATGACCAAAGAAGAAATGCTCATCTTCATGGAGGCCATGTCGGAAACACAGGGCGATGGATATGTCATGGCTGGCTTACTGCCCACTACTGTAGTCTGTTACAGCCCGCAGGCAGAGAAAGTGTACAAGCTCAGCAACCCCCCTGGAGACCTGCAGAAGGTGGGGACCCTCGTTACACCTGACAACGATGTCTTTATCGCTGGAGGTCAGATCCCCCTCAAAAACTCTATCACTAACCACGGTAAGAGTGGAAAGTTACAGGCCGTGTTCCGCTCAGTCGATAGCTTCTTCTGGTTCGATGCCCAGCAGAATGCCTGGGTGCCCAAAACCCCCATGCTGTGCGCCCGAATCAAGCCCTCGCTGGTCTACTGCGAGGGCTACATCTATGCAATCGGGGGCGATAACGTCGGAGGAGAGCTGAACAAACGAACAGTAGAGCGTTACGACTGCGAGAAGGACGAGTGGAGCATGATGAGCCCGCTGCCCTTCGCCTGGAACTGGAGCACATCAGTAGTGGCACACGACTGCATCTACGTGATGACCCACGACCTGATGTACTGTTACTTCCCCCGCGCTGACACCTGGGTGGAGATGGCTATGCGTAAGACCAGCCGCTGCTTTGCCTCTGCTGCCGCCTTCGGTGACCTCATCTTCTACATCGGTGGCCTCCACGTGGTCAGCAACTCTGGCATCCGCCTCCCTACCAGCACCATCGACGGATCATCTGTCACTGTGGAGATTTATGATGTGAACAAGAACGAGTGGCGCCTTGCCGCCAACATCCCCGCTAAACGTTACTCGGACCCATGTGTACGGGCGGTGGTCCTGCTGAACTCGCTCTGTATTTTCATGCGTGAAACCCACATGAACGAGCGCGCAAAGTACGCCATCTACCAGTACGACCTGGAGCTGGACCGCTGGTACCTGCGGCAGCCGGTGTCGGAGCGCGTGCTCTGGGATCTGGGTAAAGACTTTCGCTGTGCGGTGGGGAAGCTGTACCCATCCTGCCTAGAAGAATCCCCGTGGAAACCGCCGACCTACCTCTTCTCGCCAGACGGAGCAGAGGAGTTTGAGGTGAACGGGGAGCTGGTGACCCTCCCTCATGTATAG